From a single Apium graveolens cultivar Ventura chromosome 2, ASM990537v1, whole genome shotgun sequence genomic region:
- the LOC141697234 gene encoding uncharacterized protein LOC141697234 produces the protein MTSIKAQALADFIIECNFPEEELEPMNMDPKPEKDASSGSWTLKVDGSSTSERSGARLILKSPEGFTIQTAISFGFPATNNQAEYEALIAGLKLSRTLRFQDLKIYSDSQIVICREENEEADILSKLVRFEELLKPSIESGEILEIESNQNWMTPFINYLEKGELPEDKGKAQRLKAKATKFFLEKGLLYRKTFSSPILKCVGPEEAKYCLAEVHEGICGDHMSAKALAHKIIRQGYYWLTIHQDAI, from the exons ATGACTTCCATTAAAGCTCAAGCACTTGCAGATTTTataatcgaatgcaacttcccAGAAGAAGAGCTTGAACCAATGAACATGGATCCGAAGCCAGAAAAAGATGCAAGTTCGGGATCCTGGACCTTGAAagtagatggttcttcaacaagcgAAAGGTCGGGAGCCAGACTCATACTCAAAAGTCctgaaggattcacaattcaaacAGCCATATCTTTTGGCTTCCCCGCAACAAACAATCAGGCAGAATATGAGGCGTTAATTGCAGGACTAAAGCTCTCCAGGACCCTGAGGTTTCAGGACttaaaaatctacagcgactcccaaatagtg ATATGtcgagaagaaaatgaagaagcagATATTTTATCCAAATTAGTCCGGTTCGAAGAACtcctcaaaccatctattgaatCCGGAGAAATCTTGGAGATCGAAAGCAACCAGAACTGGATGACTCCCTTCATCAACTACTTGGAGAAAGGAGAACTCCCTGAGGATAAAGGAAAAGCCCAAAGGTTAAAAGCAAAAGCAACCAAGTTCTTCCTCGAAAAAGGATTACTCTACCGCAAGACTTTCTCATCTCCTATCCTGAAATGTGTTGGCCCGGAAGAAGCAAAGTACTGTTTGGCCGAAGTGCATGAAGGGATATGCGGAGATCATATGTCCGCaaaggccctagctcataagatcataagacaaggctactactggctAACTATTCATCAGGATGCAATATAG
- the LOC141697243 gene encoding serine/threonine-protein phosphatase PP1 isozyme 4-like, with amino-acid sequence MLPIEVGSPSHRAINFEEEANAEGLRTNMKLIDELGLVQPFLLKVNFPICISGDIHGQYSDLLRLFEYGGFPPQSNYLFLGDYVDRGKQSLETIWLLLAYKIKYSDNFFLLRGNHECASINRIYIFYDECKRRFNVKLWKTFTDCFNCLPVAAVVDDKILCMYSGLSPDLNNLDQIKNLPRPTAIPDTGLLCDLLRSDPSNDVKGWGLNDRGVSFTFGPDKMSEFLAKHDLDLVYRAHQVVEDGYEFFAERQLVTIFSALNYCGEFDNAGAMMGVDGNLMCSFQVLKPTEKKNNFLMSTKM; translated from the exons ATGCTTCCTATTGAAGTGGGATCTCCTTCTcacagagcaataaactttgaaGAAGAAGCAAATGCAGAAGGACTCAGAACAAACATGAAGCTAATTGATGAG ttaggactagtgcaaccatttttacttaaaGTTAATTTTCCTA TTTGCATTTCAGGTGACATCCATGGGCAGTATAGTGATTTGTTACGACTCTTTGAATATGGTGGCTTTCCTCCTCAATCAAATTATCTGTTTTTAGGGGATTATGTGGACCGTGGAAAACAAAGTTTAGAAACGATATGGCTCTTGCTTGCTTATAAAATTAAGTATTCGGATAACTTTTTTCTTCTTAGGGGAAACCATGAATGCGCCTCTATCAatagaatatatatattttatgatgAATGTAAGCGCCGATTCAATGTTAAACTATGGAAAACCTTTACTGACTGTTTCAACTGTCTTCCTGTGGCTGCTGTTGTTGATGATAAGATATTGTGCATGTATAGTGGTCTGTCCCCTGATCTTAACAATTTGGATCAGATCAAAAACCTGCCACGTCCAACTGCTATACCTGACACAGGTTTGCTCTGTGATTTACTTCGGTCAGATCCCAGTAATGATGTCAAGGGATGGGGATTGAATGATAGAGGAGTATCATTCACCTTTGGCCCTGATAAGATGTCAGAGTTCTTAGCGAAGCATGACTTGGACCTTGTTTATCGTGCTCATCAG GTTGTGGAGGATGGTTATGAATTTTTTGCTGAAAGACAGCTTGTTACCATATTTTCCGCTCTCAACTATTGCGGTGAATTTGACAATGCTGGTGCAATGATGGGCGTTGATGGAAATTTGATGTGCTCTTTCCAAGTACTGAAGCCAACTGAAAAAAAGAATAATTTTTTAATGTCCACAAAAATGTAA
- the LOC141708144 gene encoding putative glycerol-3-phosphate transporter 1 encodes MGSIMDSAEEKKCGKPPGIRFVEYTKKTNLSFKTHQAIVLIVTFLAYTSYHATRKTTSIVKSALDPQSPDLSLTSFFKRAEISNLTESSKESWVLGSGWAPFDGKDGTAMLGQLDVAFLSVYAMGMFFSGHMGDRMDLRIFLTIGMVGTGVFTALYGVGYWANIHVFYYFLVVQMLAGLFQSTGWPSVVAVVGNWFGKKKRGLIMGIWNAHTSLGNITGSLIASTMLKYGWGWSMVVPGIMIIFFGLVLFLFLPVSPGAVGCDNNDDELYVPQKAGEGVREPLLNSDKEEDKSAVGFIEAWKIPGVAPFALCLFFAKLVAYTFLYWLPFYISHTAIAGEYLSNESAGNLSTLFDVGGVVGGILAGHISDRLDARAITAASFMYCAIPALYLYRNYGHVSMTVNIILMLITGVFVNGPYALITTAVSADLGTHSSLKGNARALATVTAIIDGTGSIGAAIGPLLTGYISTNSWSAVFTMLMTAALVSGLFLTRLVVAEVGAKIHQSRRVIPISRTPAALEV; translated from the exons ATGGGGTCTATCATGGATTCTGCTGAAGAGAAAAAGTGTGGGAAACCTCCGGGAATCCGATTCGTGGAGTACACAAAGAAGACGAATCTGTCTTTCAAAACTCACCAAGCAATTGTCTTGATCGTGACATTTTTGGCCTACACAAGCTATCATGCAACTAGGAAAACTACCAGCATTGTGAAAAGTGCACTTGATCCTCAATCTCCGGACTTGAGCTTAACGTCCTTCTTTAAAAGAGCCGAGATTAGTAATTTGACCGAAAGTAGTAAGGAATCGTGGGTGCTAGGAAGTGGTTGGGCACCGTTTGATGGGAAAGATGGAACTGCTATGCTTGGTCAGCTTGATGTGGCTTTCCTTTCTGTATATGCCATGGGAATGTTTTTTTCGGGGCATATGGGCGATAGAATGGATCTTAGGATTTTTCTGACAATCGGAATGGTGGGAACTGGTGTGTTCACCGCACTTTATGGAGTGGGATACTGGGCAAATATTCATGTGTTTTATTACTTCCTGGTTGTTCAGATGCTGGCTGGTTTGTTCCAGTCGACTGGTTGGCCTTCAGTAGTCGCGGTTGTTGGAAATTGGTTTGGAAAGAAAAAGAGAGGACTTATAATGGGTATCTGGAATGCTCACACATCGCTTGGGAACATTACTGGATCTTTAATTGCTTCGACAATGTTAAAGTATGGCTGGGGATGGTCTATGGTCGTTCCTGGTATAATGATTATTTTCTTCGGATTAGTCCTGTTTCTGTTCTTGCCTGTTAGCCCTGGGGCGGTTGGGTGTGATAACAATGATGATGAGCTATATGTTCCGCAAAAGGCAGGAGAGGGAGTTAGAGAACCTTTGTTGAACTCGGACAAGGAGGAAGATAAATCAGCAGTGGGGTTCATCGAAGCATGGAAGATTCCCGGGGTCGCTCCTTTTGCCCTTTGCCTTTTCTTTGCGAAATTGGTTGCTTACACATTTCTCTACTGGCTTCCATTCTACATTAGCCACACAG CTATAGCTGGTGAGTACTTGTCAAATGAATCTGCTGGAAATTTATCTACATTATTCGATGTGGGAGGTGTAGTCGGAGGAATATTGGCTGGTCACATCTCTGATCGCCTTGATGCCAGAGCCATAACAGCTGCAAGTTTCATGTACTGTGCTATCCCTGCTCTCTACTTGTACCGAAACTATGGGCATGTTTCAATGACTGTCAACATAATTCTCATGTTGATCACCGGTGTGTTTGTTAATGGGCCTTATGCTCTAATAACTACAGCCGTGTCAGCTGATTTAGGGACACACAGCTCCTTGAAAGGCAATGCAAGGGCATTAGCGACTGTCACAGCAATCATAGATGGAACCGGCTCAATAGGGGCTGCAATTGGACCATTGTTGACCGGTTATATCTCCACTAACAGCTGGAGTGCTGTTTTTACAATGCTAATGACAGCAGCTCTAGTATCTGGTTTGTTTCTGACCAGACTTGTTGTGGCGGAAGTGGGAGCTAAGATTCACCAATCAAGAAGAGTCATACCTATTTCAAGGACTCCTGCAGCACTTGAAGTGTAA